The proteins below are encoded in one region of Acetoanaerobium noterae:
- the thiW gene encoding energy coupling factor transporter S component ThiW has product MKIQKMVFASLLVAIGTMVGHVIYIPVGVAKCFPIQHTINVISAVLLGPYYAVLNSFLISLLRNILGTGSILAFPGSIFGAILASYMYKKFNKISLSALGEIIGTGIIGGLVAFPMAKFILGKEVGAFFFVVPFMLSTIGGSIIAIAVLKSAFAYKLTKDDGRHSA; this is encoded by the coding sequence ATGAAGATTCAAAAAATGGTATTTGCATCATTATTGGTAGCCATAGGAACTATGGTAGGACATGTAATTTATATTCCAGTAGGGGTAGCTAAATGTTTCCCTATTCAGCACACGATTAATGTTATTTCAGCTGTACTGCTTGGACCTTATTACGCTGTATTAAACTCATTTTTGATATCACTGCTTAGAAATATACTTGGAACAGGCTCTATACTTGCATTTCCAGGAAGTATATTTGGAGCCATACTGGCCTCGTATATGTATAAAAAGTTTAACAAAATTTCGCTTTCTGCTTTGGGAGAAATAATTGGAACAGGAATCATAGGAGGTCTAGTTGCTTTTCCTATGGCAAAATTCATTCTTGGAAAAGAAGTAGGAGCATTTTTCTTTGTAGTTCCTTTTATGCTAAGCACTATCGGTGGAAGCATAATAGCAATAGCAGTACTTAAGTCTGCATTTGCTTATAAATTGACTAAAGACGATGGGAGGCATAGTGCATGA